A window of the Gossypium hirsutum isolate 1008001.06 chromosome A05, Gossypium_hirsutum_v2.1, whole genome shotgun sequence genome harbors these coding sequences:
- the LOC107957801 gene encoding GEM-like protein 1, which translates to MSQPPTDHEKVSETKQPTSSTDSTQRATLSSDYAPYPKLDPKDVAPPPENWTTVSMASQSDPSPDPVPISSSAATTMPAESNPYVSPAPVQSSSVKNKMESVKDVLGKWGKKAADDTKKAKEIAENMWQHLKTGPSFADAAVGRIAQTTKVIADGGYEKIFRTTFETVPEEQLLKTYACYLSTSAGPFIGVLYLSTHKLGFCSDSPLAYQVGDQTQYSYYKVVIPLHQLRAVNPSASKANPAEKYIQITSVDNHEFWFMGFVHYDSAVKNLQGALQSRGS; encoded by the exons ATGAGCCAGCCTCCGACCGATCATGAAAAGGTCTCGGAAACCAAACAGCCAACGTCGTCCACGGATTCAACCCAACGGGCGACTCTTTCTTCTGATTACGCTCCCTACCCGAAATTAGACCCGAAGGACGTCGCTCCTCCACCGGAAAATTGGACCACCGTTTCCATGGCTTCGCAATCGGATCCCAGTCCGGACCCCGTCCCGATCTCCAGCAGCGCTGCTACCACCATGCCTGCTGAGTCCAACCCGTACGTTTCTCCGGCGCCAGTTCAATCTTCTTCCGTCAAGA ATAAGATGGAATCAGTGAAAGACGTGTTGGGGAAATGGGGAAAGAAAGCGGCGGACGACACTAAGAAGGCGAAAGAGATAGCTGAGAACATGTGGCAACACT TGAAAACTGGGCCGAGTTTTGCTGACGCTGCTGTAGGAAGAATTGCTCAGACAACCAAAGTTATTGCTGATGGCGGTTATGAGAAGATCTTTCGGACAACATTTGAGACTGTTCCTGAGGAACAGCTTCTGAAGACATATGCTTGCTACTTGTCCACCTCCGCTGGTCCTTTTATTGGAGTTTTATATCTGTCAACCCATAAGCTTGGTTTTTGCAGTGACAGTCCTCTGGCTTATCAAGTTGGTGATCAGACTCAATATAGCTATTATAAG GTGGTTATCCCATTACATCAGCTGAGGGCAGTGAATCCATCAGCTAGCAAAGCCAACCCAGCTGAGAAATACATTCAGATTACATCGGTCGACAACCATGAATTCTGGTTCATGGGGTTCGTACACTACGACAGTGCAGTTAAAAATCTCCAAGGAGCATTGCAGTCCCGTGGCTCATGA